One window of Chamaesiphon minutus PCC 6605 genomic DNA carries:
- a CDS encoding type II toxin-antitoxin system VapC family toxin yields MNRYILDTDHLTLLKRNHPVVRAKISSIPPADIFVTIVTIEEQLRGRLAVISKIANQPERFSMAYDYLFDSFQDFYNLNLLRLDRVAADYFQQFRKQKIRIGSQDLKIASIALSQKATLLTRNYKDFIQVPGLSIEDWSV; encoded by the coding sequence ATGAATCGTTATATTCTCGATACCGACCATCTCACCTTACTAAAACGCAATCATCCCGTTGTTAGAGCAAAGATTAGCTCGATTCCCCCAGCAGACATTTTTGTCACGATCGTCACAATTGAAGAACAATTGCGCGGTCGGCTGGCTGTCATTAGCAAAATTGCTAATCAACCAGAAAGATTCAGTATGGCTTACGATTATCTTTTCGACAGCTTTCAAGATTTTTATAATCTAAACTTACTAAGATTAGACCGAGTTGCCGCCGATTATTTTCAGCAGTTCAGAAAACAAAAAATTCGGATTGGCAGCCAAGATCTTAAAATAGCTAGTATCGCACTTTCTCAAAAAGCAACACTCCTAACTCGCAATTATAAAGATTTTATTCAAGTTCCAGGTTTATCGATCGAAGATTGGTCTGTCTAG
- a CDS encoding DUF104 domain-containing protein, translating into MPKTVWATFSQGKVELSEPIAIPEGTRILVTILPDDESDFWLKASQTSLPTVWDNDEDDIYAQLL; encoded by the coding sequence ATGCCAAAAACAGTTTGGGCGACCTTTTCTCAGGGCAAAGTCGAACTGTCAGAACCGATCGCTATTCCTGAAGGAACGAGAATACTCGTAACGATCTTACCTGATGACGAGAGCGATTTCTGGCTCAAAGCTAGCCAAACCTCACTACCGACCGTTTGGGATAACGATGAGGATGACATCTATGCCCAATTACTCTAG